A stretch of Lutra lutra chromosome 9, mLutLut1.2, whole genome shotgun sequence DNA encodes these proteins:
- the RPS21 gene encoding 40S ribosomal protein S21, whose product MQNDAGEFVDLYVPRKCSASNRIIGAKDHASIQMNVAEVDKVTGRFNGQFKTYAICGAIRRMGESDDSILRLAKADGIVSKNF is encoded by the exons ATGCAGAACGACGCCGGCGAGTTCGTGGACCTGTACGTGCCGCGGAAATG CTCCGCCAGCAACCGCATCATCGGCGCCAAGGACCACGCGTCCATCCAGATGAACGTGGCCGAG GTCGACAAGGTGACGGGCAGGTTCAACGGCCAGTTCAAGACCTACGCGATCTGCGGGGCCATCCGCAGGATG GGTGAGTCCGATGACTCCATCCTCCGGCTGGCCAAGGCCGACGGCATCGTTTCCAA GAACTTCTGA
- the LOC125109914 gene encoding translation initiation factor IF-2-like has translation MARARLRDPAAPLPFGCTSASGGGGGTSVRWAAGRGARGGRPGRRPAGSRGRTARAGGGEERRRGTCSSVLGLSRRKWPRTRRAGNPRACGQAAAGAAGFGPGPLCGGCGRPPSVGNRGPSREGRRRGWGRGPAPGSAEPDGPVPRSPRSARGGSAADFSAQSSRARPARSRLPHHLPDPSRCPRAPRTRRRASPAARTLFASLTLGLDGAGAAGSRCLGASRPVNRASAVPSPEVRLRPPPLGGHSVGLQAAPRVHGHDLLVEGGSCSRPVCTWVGTARFCSWEAGGRGSWSARMREGRQVCRGSPRSSGRNRERGIHRTCGHMIVHRATETTPGQRSVFSTNGETGNRDIHMDE, from the exons ATGGCGAGGGCGCGCCTGCGAGACCCCGCGGCGCC CCTGCCTTTCGGGTGTACTTCCGCTTCCGGTGGAGGGGGCGGGACCTCCGTGCGCTgggcggcggggcggggagcGAGGGGGGGGCGCCCGGGGCGGCGACCTGCGGGCTCGCGAGGGCGGACGGCGCGGGCGGGCGGTGGGGAAGAGCGGCGACGCGGAACGTGCAGCAGCGTCCTGGGCCTTAGCCGGCGGAAGTGGCCGCGGACCCGGCGCGCTGGGAACCCCAGGGCGTGTGGGCAGGCGGCGGCGGGAGCGGCGGGGTTCGGGCCGGGTCCCCTCTGCGGCGGGTGCGGGCGTCCCCCCTCGGTCGGAAACCGAGGTCCGAGCAGGGAGGGACGCCGccgagggtgggggcggggcccggCCCCGGGCAGCGCTGAGCCGGACGGGCCGGTGCCCCGCAGCCCCCGGAGTGCGCGTGGCGGCTCCGCGGCGGATTTCTCGGCTCAGAGCAGTCGGGCCCGC CCTGCCCGGTCTCGGCTCCCGCACCACCTCCCTGACCCGAGTCGCTGTCCGCGGGCACCCAGGACACGCCGCCGGGCCAGCCCGGCCGCACGCACCCTGTTTGCCAGCCTCACTCTGGGCCTGGACGGAGCTGGGGCTGCAGGTTCCCGGTGCTTGGGAGCCAGCCGACCTGTAAACAGGGCGTCTGCTGTCCCTTCCCCTGAGGTCCGGCTGAGGCCGCCCCCGCTGGGCGGTCACTCCGTGGGCCTGCAGGCCGCCCCACGCGTGCACGGACATGACCTGCTCGTGGAAGGGGGTTCATGCAGCCGGCCGGTCTGCACGTGGGTCGGCACGGCAAGATTCTGTAGCTGGGAGGCgggaggcagaggcagctggAGCGCCAGAATGCGGGAAGGGAGACAGGTCTGCAGAGGGTCTCCTCGGAGCTCGGGGCGCAATAGAGAGCGGGGGATACACCGCACGTGTGGTCACATGATTGTCCACCGGGCTACCGAGACCACACCGGGGCAAAGatctgtcttttcaacaaacggtgAAACGGGAAATCGGGACATTcacatggatgaatga